ACCGGAGCGGTGGCAGGCCTCGTGTCCACCCTCCGCGTCGGGGATGCGGTCACCCCGACCGCGCTCGTCGACGGGCTCGCGAGCTCGAGCGCCGCGCAGTGGGCCCGCTTCGAGGTGCGCGACGGGAGCACGTACACCGTCACGAAGTACGTGGGGATCGCGACCAGCGTCGACACCGACCGCGTCGACGGGCTGGCGCCCGTGGCGGCCGCGGCCCAGGCGTCCGGCGACGCCGCCACCGCCGGCTGGGACTCGCTGCTGCGCGGCCACGAGGCGGCGTGGGCCGACCTCTGGGCCTCCGACATCCGCGTCCCCGGCGACGACGCCCTGACGCTGCAGGCCCGCGCCAGCATGTTCTACCTGCTCGAGAGCGTCCGGTCCGGCGTCGACTGGAGCACCTCGCCGGGAGGCCTGTCCTCCGACGGCTACTCCGGCCACGTGTTCTGGGACATGGAGACCTGGATGTACCCCGCGCTGCTCGCCCAACACCCGGACATCGCGGAGGGTGCCACCGCGTACCGGCAGCGGCTGCTGCCGGGGGCCGAGGCGTACGCGGCGGCAGGCGGCTGGCAGGGCGCGCGCTTCCCGTGGGAGAGCGCCTCGACCGGTGACGAGCAGACGCCGACGTGGGCCGACACCGGCAAGTACGAGATCCACGTGACGGCCGACGTCGCCCTGGCCCAGTGGCAGTACTACCAGGCGACCGGCGACGAGCAGTGGCTCGCCGACAAGGCCTGGCCGGTCCTCGAGGCCGCTGCGGACTTCTGGGCCAGCCGCGCCACCCGCGCCGACGACGGCAGCTACCACATCGACGACGTGATCGCGCCGGACGAGTACGCGGTGCGCGTCGACGACAACGTCTACACCAACGTCGCGGCCGCCTCCACGCTGCGCATCGCGACCGCCGCCGCGAAGACCCTGGGCCGGACGCCCGACGCGCGCTGGTCCACCGTCGCCGACGGCATCGTCGTGCCCTTCGACTCCGCGCTCGGCATCCACCCGGAGTACGACGGCTACCGCGGGCAGACCATCAAGCAGGCCGACGTGGTCATGCTGCAGTACCCCTGGGGCTACCCGATGCCGAAGTCGGTCGCGCAGGCCAACCTCGACTACTACGTGGGGCGCACCGACATCGGCGGTCCGTCGATGACGGACGCGATCCACGCGATCGACACCGCCGAGCTGGGGACGCCGGGCTGCGCCTCGTACACGTTCCTCAAGCGCAGCGTGGACCCGTTCATGCGGGCACCGTTCGACCAGTTCAGCGAGACCCGCGGCGGGGGCGCCTTCACCTTCACCACGGGCGCGGGCGGGTTCCTGCAGGAGTTCCTGTACGGGTTCCCCGGCCTGCGCTGGGATGCCGACGCCCTGCGGCTGGACCCGATGCTGCCGCCGCAGCTGCCGGGGCTCGAGCTGACCGGGCTCGCCTGGCAGGGACGCCGGTTCGACGTGAGCGTCGGGCCGAGGACGACCACCGTCACGCTGGTATCGGGGGCTCCGCTGCCCGTCTCCGTCGCCGGTGCCGCGGCGCGCACCGTCCAGACGGGCGGCTCGCTGACGGTCCCGACCCGCCGGCCGGACCTCGAGCCCACCTTCGACACCGCCCGCTGCGCCGCGGTGTCCGCGAGCTCCGCCGACGCCAGCTTCCCCGCGGTGGCAGCGGTCGACGGCAGCGTGACCACGCAGTGGCGACCGACGACCGCCGGGGCGTCGTTGACCGTCGACCTCGGCAGCGCGAGGACGGTCCGCCGGGTGCGCGTGGTCTCGGCCACGGGGCGCACCACCGCGTACAACCTCGCTGTCTCCGCCGACGGCAGCACGTGGACGCCCCTGGGCACGGTGGGCACCGCCGACGACGCCACCAGCAGCGTCGTCACGGCACCCACGACCGCGCGCTACGTCCGCTACACGGCGGCGTCCGGCGTCACGCCCAAGGTCGCGAGCCTCGAGGTCAACGACACCTCGGTGCCCGACGCACCGACCGGTGTGACCGGCGTCCCCGGTGACGGGCAGGCGACGGTCTCGTGGACCGCACCGCAGTGGGACGGCGCCGAGCCGGTCGACCACTCCACCGTCACCGCGTACGTCGGCGGCTCGGCGGCGGCGTCGGTGACCACGAGGGACGCGTCGACGTCGGCGGTGGTGCCCGGGCTGGTGAACGGCGTCGCCTACACGTTCGTCGTCACCGCCCACAACCGCCTCGGCGACGGGGCTGCCTCGGTCGCCTCGGCACCCGTGCAGCCCCGGGTGGCGCTGGCACGCATCGACGCCGCCGTCGACCGGCTGGCCGCCTCCGGGCATGTGGCCGCGGGCACCGCCCGGAGCCTGCACGAGCTGCTCGCCGCGGCGAGGACCGCCGACGCAGCAGGCGATGCCGCGACGACGCTGCAGCGCCTGCGGGCCGTGCGGACCGCGGTCGACACCGCGCCGGAGAGCGAGCTCGACGGGACCGCCCAGGCGCAGCTGGAGGACCTGCTCTTCCAGTGGCTGCACTCGCCGGCCGGGCTGGACGCGGTCGTGCACGAGCTCGCCGCCCTGACCCGCAGCGGGGAGGTGGCCTCGGCCACGGCCCGCGACCTGCAGGCGCAGCTGGCCTCGGCCACGGCAGCCCAGCAGGCAGGGGACTCCGCGCAGGTCCGCGCGGCGCTCTGGTCCGTGCGCGGCGTGCTGGCGGCGGCGAAGCCGAGCAATGTCAGCACGCACGCCCGCTCGGTCCTGCTCGCGCTGGTCGAGCCGCTGCTGGACCGGACCCTGGAGGCCGAGGACGCCGTGCTCGGCGGCGGGGCGTGCACGGCCACCGACCACGGGGGCTACACCGGCAGTTCCTTCGCCGCGTGCTTCGACCGGAAGGGCGCCGCCGTCGGGTTCCAGGTCGAGGCCGCCCAGGCGGGCACGTACGAGCTCTCCCTGCGCTACGCCAACGGGACGGGGTCGGACAAGGCACTGACCCTCACCGTGGGCGCAGCGCCGGCACAGCAGGTCACGCTGCCGTCCACCGGCGGCTGGGACACCTGGGGCCTGCAGACGGTGCGGGTGGCGCTGCCCGCGGGAGTGACCACGGTGTCGTACGCGTACGGGCCCGAGGACAGCGGCAACGTCAACATCGACAGCCTCACCGTGCAGCCGCGCTCGGCGTCCTGAGCAGGACGGGCGGGCCGCGGGGGTGGTGGTCGTGCCCATGGGCGGGGCGATGGGCATCCGATCCTTCCTCGACCTGCTCGGGCCCTCCGGCGCCGGCCTGCGGCTCTCGGGGCTCTGCGACCAGGCCGAGGCAGGGGACTACTGCCGCGGCATCGAGCGCGCCGGCCTCGGCCCGTGCCCGGACCGGCGGGCGCTCGAGGCGCTCGGCTTCGGCGTGTGCGAGAGCGACCTCGAGGACGAGCTCATCCGCGCCCTCGGTCCGGCCGCGGTCCTCGACGTCGTCGCGGCAGCCGGGGAAGCGGCGTCGCCGCGCAGGCTGCAGGCCCAGCCGGCGCAGCGCGGGCGCCCGCTCCCCCAGCAGCTGCACCGGTTCTTCGGCAGCCAGGGCGGGCGCAAGGAGCGCTACGCGACGCTGCTCGTCGAGGCCCTCGCCCCGTCGGCACTGCCGGCACCGCTGCTGCACGCACTCGCCGGAGCATAGGAAGGACAGGAGCCCTCTTGGGCGTAGCGGGCGGGAGCAGAGCGGGAGATGAGGGACGCGGACGGGGAGCCCATGAGCCGCACGCCGGGCCGGCGCAGAAGCTTTTCATCTCCAGCAGACACACGCCAGCCCAGCCCAGCCCCCTTCCCAGGAGGGGCGCGGCAGGGGCCTGGCTCTCTTTGCTGGCTGTGGCGGCTCGAGCTTCAACACCCCGCGCTCTGGGGCCGCCCTCGCGCAGGGGCCAGGTGCGCACTCGCCGGGGGCTAC
The nucleotide sequence above comes from Cystobacter fuscus DSM 2262. Encoded proteins:
- a CDS encoding carbohydrate-binding protein, which translates into the protein MRFEPPRPTAPRRSRAGARRLLVAVGVAALVAPLAACRPADAADAADPTDPTGPTDPTGPTGPTDSAWTLSTTDPTRDYSPTFVGNGYLAARVPAEGAGWSSAPVPTQAQVAGFYAHPRGDVEIRASLPMWTSLGFSDGSGSYGGGPDAALCRYGLVCEAESGELAGGATRATDHSGASGGAFVAGYGDQGHPVIGARMTLRVTDVPTTGTSTLWVRYANSDGGGGVRTRSLSVWVGGTKQGTVALPPTDGWDSWSTATVQVPLSAGTDTVALSCEAGDGCMVNVDSLALTTDGTPAPAPGSGTTSNYRQTLDLWRGVLTTSLTWTSPAGRATDLRYDVVADRARAHVGAVRLTVRPHWSGTASVTDAFDGRAVHAAAVSGTGLDPARGQLRETVTAEGTGAVAGLVSTLRVGDAVTPTALVDGLASSSAAQWARFEVRDGSTYTVTKYVGIATSVDTDRVDGLAPVAAAAQASGDAATAGWDSLLRGHEAAWADLWASDIRVPGDDALTLQARASMFYLLESVRSGVDWSTSPGGLSSDGYSGHVFWDMETWMYPALLAQHPDIAEGATAYRQRLLPGAEAYAAAGGWQGARFPWESASTGDEQTPTWADTGKYEIHVTADVALAQWQYYQATGDEQWLADKAWPVLEAAADFWASRATRADDGSYHIDDVIAPDEYAVRVDDNVYTNVAAASTLRIATAAAKTLGRTPDARWSTVADGIVVPFDSALGIHPEYDGYRGQTIKQADVVMLQYPWGYPMPKSVAQANLDYYVGRTDIGGPSMTDAIHAIDTAELGTPGCASYTFLKRSVDPFMRAPFDQFSETRGGGAFTFTTGAGGFLQEFLYGFPGLRWDADALRLDPMLPPQLPGLELTGLAWQGRRFDVSVGPRTTTVTLVSGAPLPVSVAGAAARTVQTGGSLTVPTRRPDLEPTFDTARCAAVSASSADASFPAVAAVDGSVTTQWRPTTAGASLTVDLGSARTVRRVRVVSATGRTTAYNLAVSADGSTWTPLGTVGTADDATSSVVTAPTTARYVRYTAASGVTPKVASLEVNDTSVPDAPTGVTGVPGDGQATVSWTAPQWDGAEPVDHSTVTAYVGGSAAASVTTRDASTSAVVPGLVNGVAYTFVVTAHNRLGDGAASVASAPVQPRVALARIDAAVDRLAASGHVAAGTARSLHELLAAARTADAAGDAATTLQRLRAVRTAVDTAPESELDGTAQAQLEDLLFQWLHSPAGLDAVVHELAALTRSGEVASATARDLQAQLASATAAQQAGDSAQVRAALWSVRGVLAAAKPSNVSTHARSVLLALVEPLLDRTLEAEDAVLGGGACTATDHGGYTGSSFAACFDRKGAAVGFQVEAAQAGTYELSLRYANGTGSDKALTLTVGAAPAQQVTLPSTGGWDTWGLQTVRVALPAGVTTVSYAYGPEDSGNVNIDSLTVQPRSAS